One window of Papaver somniferum cultivar HN1 chromosome 9, ASM357369v1, whole genome shotgun sequence genomic DNA carries:
- the LOC113310400 gene encoding exocyst complex component SEC15A-like has product MQAKPKRRVVAENGDGPEDLVLATTIGNGEDLGPAVRHAFEMGKPEALLQQLRHVVKKKEVEIEELCKLHYEEFILAVDELRGVLVDAEELKSELSSDNFRLQEVSSSLLLKLEELLESYSVKKNVTEAIQMSKICMQVMDLCVKSNQDISEGRFYPALKTLELIEKNYLKHIPVKTLKRVIEKRIPTIKAHIEKKVTTEFNDWLVRVRSMAREIGQTAIGQAASARQRDEELRTRQREAEEQIRSGLGDCVYSLDVEEIDEDSVLKIDLTPVYRAHHIHTCLGIQQQFRDYYYKNRLLQLSSDLQISSIQPFLESHQTFFAQIAGYFIVEDRVLRTAGGVLTTEQVETIWETAIGKMTSMLEVQFSRMDTPSHLLLIKDYVTLVGATLRRYGYQVGTLLEVLDNSRDKYHELLLEECRKQIVDVLGNDTYEQMVMKKEYEYNMHVLAFHLQTSDIMPAFPYVAPFSSTVPDTCRIVRSFIEDSVSYLSYGGRMNFYDVVKKYLDKLLIDVLNEALLKAIYSGTTGVSQAMQIAANISVLERACDLFLLQAAQHCGVPIRIAERPNASLTAKVVLKTSRDAAYLALLNLVNSKLDEFMTLTDSINWIIDEVPQNANDYINEVVIYLDTLMSTAQQILPIDALYKVGIGALEHISNSIGNAFLSENLKRFNINAIMGLDNDLKMLESFADEKFQSTGLSELHKEGSLRDCLIEVRQLINLLLSSQPENFMNPVIRERHYNCLDYKKVATICEKYKDSPDRLFGSLSNRNNPKQNARKKSMDVLKRRLRDFN; this is encoded by the coding sequence ATGCAAGCTAAACCTAAGCGGCGAGTTGTTGCCGAGAATGGTGATGGCCCAGAAGACTTGGTTCTTGCAACTACTATAGGGAACGGGGAGGATTTGGGTCCTGCTGTGAGGCATGCATTTGAAATGGGTAAGCCTGAGGCTCTCTTGCAGCAGCTCAGGCATGTTGTGAAGAAGAAGGAAGTTGAAATTGAGGAGCTCTGCAAACTTCACTATGAAGAATTCATTCTCGCTGTAGATGAACTTCGTGGTGTCTTGGTCGACGCCGAAGAGCTTAAGAGTGAGCTCTCAAGTGACAATTTTCGGCTGCAAGAGGTTAGCAGTTCTCTTCTGTTGAAGCTTGAGGAGCTACTTGAGTCGTATTCAGTTAAGAAGAATGTAACAGAGGCTATACAAATGTCAAAGATCTGTATGCAAGTCATGGATCTCTGCGTGAAGTCTAACCAAGACATATCAGAAGGTCGATTCTATCCTGCTCTGAAAACTTTAGAGCTGATTGAGAAAAATTACTTGAAACACATTCCCGTCAAGACCCTTAAGAGGGTTATTGAGAAGCGTATACCAACCATAAAGGCTCATATCGAGAAAAAAGTAACTACAGAGTTCAATGACTGGTTGGTTCGTGTAAGGAGCATGGCCAGGGAAATTGGGCAGACGGCTATTGGTCAGGCTGCTTCAGCTCGTCAAAGGGATGAAGAACTGCGTACACGTCAAAGGGAGGCTGAGGAGCAGATTCGTTCTGGGTTAGGAGATTGTGTATACAGTTTAGATGTTGAGGAAATCGATGAGGATTCCGTTCTGAAGATTGATCTCACACCTGTTTATCGGGCACACCACATCCACACTTGCCTTGGCATCCAACAACAGTTCCGAGATTACTATTATAAAAATCGTTTGTTGCAGCTCAGTTCAGACCTGCAAATATCATCAATACAACCATTTCTCGAGTCGCACCAAACCTTTTTCGCTCAAATAGCAGGGTACTTCATAGTAGAAGATCGGGTGCTAAGAACCGCAGGGGGGGTATTGACTACTGAGCAGGTGGAGACGATTTGGGAAACAGCCATTGGGAAGATGACATCGATGCTCGAGGTGCAGTTTtcacgtatggatactccaagccaTCTGCTCCTGATCAAGGACTATGTCACTCTTGTTGGTGCAACTCTTAGACGATATGGGTACCAAGTGGGAACCCTTCTAGAAGTTCTCGATAATAGCAGAGATAAATATCACGAACTCCTTTTAGAAGAATGCCGCAAGCAAATTGTCGATGTCCTTGGCAATGATACTTACGAGCAAATGGTGATGAAGAAGGAATATGAGTATAATATGCATGTTTTGGCTTTCCATCTTCAAACATCCGATATAATGCCAGCTTTTCCATATGTTGCCCCTTTCTCCTCCACGGTGCCTGATACCTGTCGAATTGTACGGTCGTTCATTGAGGACTCTGTCAGTTACCTATCATATGGGGGTCGCATGAACTTCTACGATGTTGTCAAGAAATATCTTGATAAGCTTTTGATTGATGTTCTGAATGAAGCTTTGTTGAAAGCAATCTATAGTGGCACCACAGGTGTGTCGCAAGCTATGCAGATTGCTGCCAACATATCTGTTCTTGAACGGGCTTGTGATCTTTTTCTTCTACAGGCTGCGCAACACTGTGGAGTGCCCATAAGAATCGCAGAGAGGCCTAATGCAAGTCTAACGGCAAAGGTTGTTCTGAAGACATCAAGAGATGCAGCATATCTTGCTTTGTTGAACCTGGTGAACTCTAAGTTGGATGAGTTTATGACCCTTACGGACAGCATCAATTGGATAATAGACGAGGTCCCACAAAATGCAAATGACTACATTAATGAGGTGGTCATATACCTGGACACTTTGATGTCAACAGCTCAGCAAATATTACCCATTGATGCGTTGTACAAGGTTGGAATTGGGGCCCTTGAACACATTTCGAATTCAATTGGCAATGCTTTTCTCAGTGAGAATTTGAAGAGGTTCAATATTAACGCTATCATGGGCCTTGACAATGATCTTAAGATGTTAGAGTCATTTGCAGATGAAAAGTTTCAAAGCACCGGGTTAAGTGAGTTACACAAGGAAGGTAGTCTAAGGGATTGTTTGATAGAGGTCCGACAGTTGATCAACCTTCTCCTAAGTAGCCAGCCCGAGAACTTTATGAATCCTGTGATAAGAGAGAGACACTATAACTGTTTGGATTATAAGAAGGTGGCTACTATTTGCGAGAAATATAAGGATTCCCCGGATAGATTGTTTGGAAGTCTCTCGAACCGAAATAATCCAAAGCAGAATGCTAGAAAGAAGTCtatggatgttttgaaaagacGTTTAAGAGACTTCAACTGA